DNA from Nitrospirota bacterium:
GAGGCGGAGGAGGCCCTCTCGGACTTCCTCAGGGGCGCCCTCAGGCGGCGCCTGGCCTGCGTGAAGGTCATCCACGGGCGGGGACTACGCTCGCCAAAAGGAGCAGTGCTGAGGGAGGCCGTACGGAAATGGCTCCGGGGCGGCCTGAGCAAGCACGTGCGGGCCTACGCCACCGCCCGGGGGTGCGACGGCGGGCTCGGGGCAACCTACGTGCTGCTGAAATCCCGTTGAGCCCTCCCCCGAACCGGCGCGACGCCGGAGGCCCGGCATCCGGTGCCTTGCCGTCCAGGGCGTCCGCCCGGGCCGTGCGAAAGCGCCTGCTTGGCATGTTCGAGCTGCTTCACGCGGCCTACGGCCCCCGGCACTGGTGGCCGGGGCAGAGCCCCTTCGAAGTGGCCGTGGGCGCCATCCTCACCCAGAACACCAACTGGGGGAACGTCC
Protein-coding regions in this window:
- a CDS encoding endonuclease III domain-containing protein, whose amino-acid sequence is MFELLHAAYGPRHWWPGQSPFEVAVGAILTQNTNWGNV